The proteins below come from a single Anguilla rostrata isolate EN2019 chromosome 3, ASM1855537v3, whole genome shotgun sequence genomic window:
- the dele1 gene encoding death ligand signal enhancer: MWRIQGLVCRVLSRYHANAPLRITQGHHHVEDDVRGSSTVLSTGLLPPDSSSQAGGNGERQRRKRTSQFCHSGLPRYTALDAVGWGVAAMLLMQICRRIHSQFSSVSEANPSPGLHREANLLRRCGYRVLQEILCREDVLPRGIPVNCLGSVKAIQGSSSGSAVGHAHLTEDSTPSHTENESLSNDSAQSGETLSSSECDPKDTSPSQNPKDKAKNPLCPEDEELSGAANNLKQTADSSVPVILNIIGIENAKSGDYQAAFSCFLASAQHGYSKAQFNVGVCYEKGRGVRTDKDKAAQFYHQAATGGHSQAMYRYAKYLLTSRGQQSAEDTHTAIGLLEGAAASGVREAQAYLGVLYSQESLRDEQKAVAYLRMAAENRDSLSQLYLGQCYEWGFGVQQCFRTAVDLYQQGHGTRRLRHPSTLYLQVVYMPLCSRAPEDAALRSIRSAPCFSVGDALQLRLHPALSNLESGPPFQPLPHSWSTGSFLAQSLPSSGGGLLSEGERTGGSPLLPNSRPCRWTIGFG; this comes from the exons ATGTGGAGAATACAAGGGCTCGTATGCAGAG TTCTGAGCCGCTACCACGCCAACGCACCTCTGCGCATCACCCAGGGTCACCACCACGTTGAGGATGACGTTCGCGGCAGCTCCACGGTTCTGTCCACCGGTCTGCTTCCGCCAGACAGCAG CTCACAGGCTGGAGGAAatggggagaggcagaggaggaaaagAACTTCGCAGTTCTGCCACTCTGGTCTGCCCCGTTACACCGCCCTGGATGCTGTGGGATGG GGTGTGGCTGCCATGCTCCTCATGCAGATCTGCAGGAGGATCCACTCCCAGTTCTCCTCTGTGAGCGAGGCGAATCCCTCCCCAGGACTGCACAGGGAGGCGAACCTGCTGCGGAGGTGTGGCTACAGAGTTCTGCAGGAGATCT tgtgccgAGAGGACGTCCTGCCCCGAGGGATTCCTGTGAATTGCCTTGGGAGCGTGAAGGCCATCCAgggcagcagcagtggcagtgcTGTTGGCCACGCCCACTTGACAGAAGACTCCaccccctctcacacagagaATGAGTCTTTGAGCAATGACTCTGCCCAATCAG GGGAGACCCTGTCCTCTTCAGAATGTGATCCCAAAGACACCAGTCCCTCTCAAAACCCCAAAGATAAAGCTAAG aatcctctctgcCCGGAGGACGAGGAGCTGTCAGGTGCAGCAAACAACCTGAAGCAAACTGCAGATTCCAGTGTGCCTGTCATTCTGAATATTATCG GCATAGAGAACGCTAAGAGCGGAGACTACCAGGCGGCTTTCTCCTGCTTCCTGGCTTCTGCCCAGCACGGTTACAGCAAAGCGCAGTTCAACGTGGGAGTCTGCTACGAGAAGGGAAGAGGAGTCCGGACAGACAAGGACAAG GCCGCCCAGTTCTATCATCAGGCTGCAACGGGTGGACACAGTCAGGCCATGTACCGTTACGCCAAGTACCTCCTGACCTCTAGGGGTCAGCAGAGCGCAGAGGATACGCACACGGCCATCGGGCTGCTAGAGGGCGCTGCAGCCTCTGGAGTGAGAGAG GCCCAGGCTTACCTGGGGGTCCTGTATTCCCAGGAGTCTCTGAGAGACGAACAGAAAGCCGTCGCCTACCTGAGAATGGCGGCAGAGAACAGG GACTCGCTCAGCCAGCTGTACCTGGGTCAGTGTTACGAGTGGGGCTTCGGGGTGCAGCAGTGCTTCAGGACTGCTGTGGATCTGTATCAACAGGGGCACGGGACCCGCAGGCTCCGACATCCTTCGACCCTCTATCTACAGGTGGTGTACATGCCTCTGT GCAGCAGAGCCCCTGAGGATGCTGCCCTGCGCTCGATCCGCTCCGCCCCGTGCTTCTCCGTGGGCGACGccctccagctccgcctccacccCGCCCTCTCCAACCTGGAGTCCGGCCCCCCTtttcagcccctcccccactcctgGAGCACGGGCAGCTTCTTGGCACAGTCCCTCcccagcagcggcggcggcctTCTCTCCGAGGGGGAGAGGACAGGGGGGAGCCCGCTGCTGCCCAATTCTCGCCCCTGTAGGTGGACAATAGGATTCGGTTAG